In Hypomesus transpacificus isolate Combined female chromosome 25, fHypTra1, whole genome shotgun sequence, one DNA window encodes the following:
- the LOC124486952 gene encoding proline-rich extensin-like protein EPR1 isoform X3 — MFKRHRQRAKKYTLVSYGTGESEPEYDDDDDEEDTRTVAFTLVATSESELDEDFFTDAQSGGRVLTFDWDRGLLDIERKLNDPEEMERLPETKGKGAAMFAQRRVRMDEITAEHEEMRRQGMPVEGVQVQKQASYQQMEERSYMQSNTESQAYMDVNMHQQSQQQYQQYYEQQQQYQQQQQYQQQQQYQQQQQQQQQYEQQQQQYEQQQQYEQQQLQYEQQQQQYQQTHLYQQQLECHQQQQQQHQMQQYSATTNGVGHQQANNALNSLSNRTAKPFSAQNVAPIQYSPTMTNQEGQGEQIASRDERISVPAIKTGILQEPRRRNTVKPMFSFKDAPKMSPNPELLNLLNRSDKKLGFESGPEEDYLSLGAEACNFLQSPRVKHKTPPPVAPKPVINPNSPPWSPQLEEANQHFSQSAENTMPAPVEGFIADPAPASDLKPVIEPAPESSSPPAPQEVPPDLPSQEEHTESPPEPQDQQQPQQVSTWEGNGPTFQAQHLSQPEPPQGSSWAPAQTQLVQNQPPETSWKPVEVKPQVSAPSQSLSQLPWVTPQPLQPQSQPQSTMNAWTPAPVPPAPTTVAQQQVQQSWAQPQEQPKPLPQQPWAQPQEQAQPQPQPPWAQPQEQAQPQSQPPWAQPQEQAQPQPQPPWAQPQEQAQPQPQPPWAQPQEQAQPQPQPPWAQPQEQAQPQPQPPWAQPQEQAQPQPQPPWAQPQEQAQPQPQPPWAQPQEQAQPQPQPPWAQPQEQAQPQPQPPWAQPQEQAQPQPQPQPPWAQPQEQAQPQPPWVQQPQTEPQPQPPWAQPPQNQAPPQAWNQAQAQPQPQPPWVSSPQTQMNAWTQPQNPAQPQPPWVQPAQIQPPTQHSPMNAWAPAPAQAQPQPPWVQQPPEKPQAAVNAWAPNQNQAQPQPSWSQPTQTQSPPQPIWQQAPQQPPMNAWGPAQAQPQTAGWTPQPQQPPINTQVPMVNHRVAQPSPKPWSSPQSAPRQITPPTLQTHTERSSSPINPMASVLTPIRGGSSFEMPAVKGKGAELFAKRQSRMEKFVVDSETVQANKARPASPASSTPSSWKYSPNIRAPPPLSYNPIQSPSYPPGAIKQPPPASPSAKAKKGKGKDKPAPKPLAVIDVMKHKPYQLDSSLFTYGPAVEAKPPVPKPPPAPAPPVQNQPIRYEQAVPVQPAGPINAPYPQQPQPPQQPYGMTPQPPMLGGQFHQALPNAYPPVSNNPYQQAVGNPYQQAYNPHYQQGPPAAFQAQGPNSPYQQLPQAPCQPTHSPPYQPPQNPPYQSANSPTYQVPPTAPYKGPPPSTYVVPSFPVAARPDSVSGSSTAAAPKPRFTAKKCSAQVWKPGAPVQTE; from the coding sequence ATGTTCAAAAGGCATCGGCAGAGGGCCAAGAAATACACGCTGGTCAGTTACGGCACCGGAGAGAGCGAGCCCGAgtacgacgacgacgacgacgaagaGGACACCCGCACTGTCGCGTTTACCCTCGTGGCCACCAGCGAGTCCGAACTAGACGAGGACTTCTTCACTGATGCCCAGAGCGGCGGGAGGGTGCTGACCTTTGACTGGGACAGGGGACTGCTCGACATAGAGCGTAAGCTCAACGACCCGGAGGAGATGGAACGTCTGCCCGAGACCAAGGGGAAGGGCGCCGCGATGTTTGCCCAGCGCCGCGTCAGGATGGACGAGATAACCGCCGAGCACGAGGAGATGAGACGCCAGGGCATGCCTGTGGAGGGCGTCCAGGTGCAGAAGCAGGCCTCCTACCAGCAGATGGAGGAACGGTCCTACATGCAGTCCAACACGGAAAGCCAGGCTTACATGGACGTGAACATGCACCAGCAAAGCcagcagcagtaccagcagTACTACGAGCAGCAGCAACAGtaccagcagcagcaacagtaccagcagcagcaacagtaccagcagcagcagcagcagcagcagcagtacgaacagcagcaacagcagtacgaacagcagcagcagtacgaACAGCAGCAACTGCAGTacgaacagcagcagcaacaataTCAGCAGACGCACCTGTACCAACAGCAGCTGGAGTgccatcagcagcagcagcagcagcaccaaaTGCAGCAGTACTCGGCCACCACGAACGGTGTGGGCCACCAGCAGGCCAACAACGCGTTGAACTCCCTCAGCAATCGCACTGCCAAACCCTTCTCGGCCCAAAATGTGGCACCTATTCAGTATTCCCCCACGATGACAAACCAAGAGGGCCAGGGAGAGCAGATTGCTTCGCGTGACGAGCGCATTTCAGTGCCAGCCATTAAGACTGGGATCCTGCAGGAACCAAGGCGGAGGAATACAGTCAAGCCAATGTTTTCGTTCAAAGACGCTCCCAAGATGTCCCCTAACCCTGAGCTCTTGAACCTCCTGAACAGGAGTGATAAGAAGTTAGGTTTCGAGTCAGGCCCTGAGGAGGACTACCTTAGTTTGGGAGCAGAGGCATGCAACTTCCTCCAGTCCCCAAGAGTCAAACACAAGACTCCTCCGCCAGTGGCTCCCAAACCAGTTATTAACCCCAATTCACCACCTTGGTCTCCACAGCTCGAAGAAGCCAACCAGCACTTTTCTCAAAGTGCTGAAAATACCATGCCCGCACCGGTTGAAGGCTTCATCGCAGATCCTGCTCCTGCCTCGGATCTCAAACCAGTTATAGAACCTGCCCCAGAGTCTTCCTCCCCTCCGGCCCCACAGGAGGTTCCTCCTGATCTCCCTTCCCAGGAAGAACACACAGAAAGTCCCCCTGAACCTCAGGACCAGCAGCAGCCCCAGCAGGTATCAACATGGGAAGGAAACGGCCCCACTTTCCAGGCTCAGCATCTTTCCCAGCCCGAGCCTCCTCAAGGGAGTTCCTGGGCTCCGGCCCAAACACAGCTTGTACAGAATCAGCCACCTGAGACTTCATGGAAGCCTGTTGAAGTGAAGCCTCAGGTCTCAGCTCCAAGTCAGTCCTTGTCACAGCTCCCCTGGGTGACACCGCAACCTCTGCAGCCACAATCTCAGCCTCAGTCAACCATGAATGCTTGGACACCAGCCCCAGTACCTCCAGCTCCAACAACTGTAGCACAGCAACAAGTTCAGCAATCTTGGGCCCAACCTCAAGAGCAACCAAAGCCCTTGCCACAGCAACCATGGGCCCAGCCACAAGAACAAgcacagccccaaccccagcccccatGGGCCCAGCCACAAGAACAAGCacagccccaatcccaaccacCCTGGGCTCAGCCACAAGAACaagcacagccccagccccaaccaccCTGGGCCCAGCCACAAGAACaagcacagccccagccccaaccaccCTGGGCCCAGCCACAAGAACaagcacagccccagccccaaccaccCTGGGCCCAGCCACAAGAACaagcacagccccagccccaaccaccCTGGGCCCAGCCACAAGAACaagcacagccccagccccaaccaccATGGGCCCAGCCACAAGAACaagcacagccccagccccaaccaccATGGGCCCAGCCACAAGAACaagcacagccccagccccaaccaccCTGGGCCCAGCCACAAGAACAAgcacagcctcagccccaaccACCCTGGGCCCAGCCACAAGAACAAGCacagccacagccccagccccaaccaccATGGGCCCAGCCACAAGAACAAGCACAGCCCCAACCACCTTGGGTTCAGCAACCTCAAACAGAACCCCAGCCACAACCCCCCTGGGCTCAGCCACCACAAAACCAGGCTCCACCACAAGCCTGgaaccaggcccaggcccagccccaaccccagccacCTTGGGTGTCATCTCCTCAGACTCAAATGAATGCCTGGACACAGCCACAGAACCCGGCCCAACCACAGCCTCCTTGGGTTCAACCAGCCCAAATCCAACCTCCAACTCAGCATTCCCCAATGAATGCATGGGCTCCAGCACCAGCCCAGGCCCAGCCACAGCCACCCTGGGTTCAGCAACCACCAGAAAAACCACAAGCCGCAGTTAATGCCTGGGCCCCCAATCAGAATCAAGCCCAGCCTCAGCCATCTTGGTCTCAACCAACTCAAACTCAGTCCCCACCACAGCCCATCTGGCAACAGGCTCCTCAACAGCCACCTATGAATGCATGGGGCCCTGCTCAGGCACAACCTCAGACAGCCGGCTGGACCCCACAACCCCAACAACCACCAATAAATACCCAGGTGCCAATGGTTAACCACAGAGTTGCTCAACCATCTCCCAAACCATGGAGTTCGCCACAGAGCGCTCCACGTCAAATTACCCCTCCcacactacaaacacacacggaaaGGTCGTCTTCGCCCATCAACCCAATGGCCAGCGTCTTAACACCGATAAGAGGAGGCTCGTCTTTCGAGATGCCAGCCGTCAAGGGAAAAGGAGCCGAGTTGTTCGCCAAGAGGCAGTCTCGTATGGAGAAGTTTGTCGTGGACAGTGAGACGGTGCAAGCAAACAAGGCAAGGCCAGCTTCTCCAGCTTCATCCACACCAAGTTCATGGAAATACTCCCCCAATATCCGAGCACCTCCTCCATTGTCCTACAACCCCATCCAGTCACCTTCGTATCCACCAGGCGCAATCAAGCAACCACCTCCAGCAAGCCCCTCAGCCAAAGCGAAGAAGGGAAAGGGGAAGGATAAACCTGCCCCCAAACCTCTTGCTGTAATAGATGTCATGAAGCACAAGCCCTATCAGCTTGATTCCTCTCTGTTTACCTATGGTCCGGCAGTGGAGGCCAAGCCCCCTGTGCCCAaacccccccctgctcctgctcctccagtccaaaaccaaccaatcagataTGAGCAAGCTGTCCctgtccagccggctggaccaATAAACGCCCCTTATccccagcagccccagccccctcagCAGCCCTATGGCATGACCCCTCAACCTCCCATGCTAGGTGGCCAGTTCCACCAAGCCCTTCCTAATGCCTACCCACCAGTTTCTAATAATCCCTATCAGCAAGCAGTCGGTAACCCATACCAGCAGGCCTATAACCCCCATTATCAGCAAGGTCCTCCGGCCGCTTTCCAAGCCCAAGGTCCAAACTCGCCCTACCAGCAGCTCCCACAAGCTCCATGCCAACCTACCCATAGCCCCCCCTACCAACCTCCCCAAAACCCTCCCTACCAATCTGCTAATAGCCCCACTTACCAGGTACCTCCCACAGCACCCTATAAGGGACCTCCTCCCAGCACCTATGTGGTTCCTAGTTTCCCCGTAGCTGCAAGGCCTGATTCTGTCTCAGGGAGCAGTACTGCAGCGGCTCCAAAACCCAGATTCACGGCTAAAAAATGCTCCGCCCAAGTGTGGAAGCCTGGAGCGCCAGTCCAGACAGAATGA
- the LOC124486952 gene encoding synaptopodin-2 isoform X1: MGTGDYICITVRGGAPWGFSLRDGDGGSYRYLQVFQVEEGGRACLAGVSEGDEVVSLNGEPCADLTLPEATALLNASTDCLQLLVKRCCSPTNQELQSGETYFRETDPSRDTSESTTLHILSPGRVHTPRELYVTETQDEAYHGGAESDTELTEGTPRVRTQLCLPSLGERSRLESLESKGQPASLGGFSPGEMVELQLSLSEQSLDDPVCSSLGSARGVEGAIQTRESEALHTATHSLYIPCPAREPLAQHGVVLSHPALLGQVEVILQHPAPGTGCPAKRVGAGDLGAGGSVGSGGEGEEGGGHSEEAPASFCVSFGIPSEGGAPAEEWDSDSELSKPSKHRAKHARFRRSESLSDKQVKEAKSKCKRIALLLNAAAPNPNNKGVLMFKRHRQRAKKYTLVSYGTGESEPEYDDDDDEEDTRTVAFTLVATSESELDEDFFTDAQSGGRVLTFDWDRGLLDIERKLNDPEEMERLPETKGKGAAMFAQRRVRMDEITAEHEEMRRQGMPVEGVQVQKQASYQQMEERSYMQSNTESQAYMDVNMHQQSQQQYQQYYEQQQQYQQQQQYQQQQQYQQQQQQQQQYEQQQQQYEQQQQYEQQQLQYEQQQQQYQQTHLYQQQLECHQQQQQQHQMQQYSATTNGVGHQQANNALNSLSNRTAKPFSAQNVAPIQYSPTMTNQEGQGEQIASRDERISVPAIKTGILQEPRRRNTVKPMFSFKDAPKMSPNPELLNLLNRSDKKLGFESGPEEDYLSLGAEACNFLQSPRVKHKTPPPVAPKPVINPNSPPWSPQLEEANQHFSQSAENTMPAPVEGFIADPAPASDLKPVIEPAPESSSPPAPQEVPPDLPSQEEHTESPPEPQDQQQPQQVSTWEGNGPTFQAQHLSQPEPPQGSSWAPAQTQLVQNQPPETSWKPVEVKPQVSAPSQSLSQLPWVTPQPLQPQSQPQSTMNAWTPAPVPPAPTTVAQQQVQQSWAQPQEQPKPLPQQPWAQPQEQAQPQPQPPWAQPQEQAQPQSQPPWAQPQEQAQPQPQPPWAQPQEQAQPQPQPPWAQPQEQAQPQPQPPWAQPQEQAQPQPQPPWAQPQEQAQPQPQPPWAQPQEQAQPQPQPPWAQPQEQAQPQPQPPWAQPQEQAQPQPQPPWAQPQEQAQPQPQPQPPWAQPQEQAQPQPPWVQQPQTEPQPQPPWAQPPQNQAPPQAWNQAQAQPQPQPPWVSSPQTQMNAWTQPQNPAQPQPPWVQPAQIQPPTQHSPMNAWAPAPAQAQPQPPWVQQPPEKPQAAVNAWAPNQNQAQPQPSWSQPTQTQSPPQPIWQQAPQQPPMNAWGPAQAQPQTAGWTPQPQQPPINTQVPMVNHRVAQPSPKPWSSPQSAPRQITPPTLQTHTERSSSPINPMASVLTPIRGGSSFEMPAVKGKGAELFAKRQSRMEKFVVDSETVQANKARPASPASSTPSSWKYSPNIRAPPPLSYNPIQSPSYPPGAIKQPPPASPSAKAKKGKGKDKPAPKPLAVIDVMKHKPYQLDSSLFTYGPAVEAKPPVPKPPPAPAPPVQNQPIRYEQAVPVQPAGPINAPYPQQPQPPQQPYGMTPQPPMLGGQFHQALPNAYPPVSNNPYQQAVGNPYQQAYNPHYQQGPPAAFQAQGPNSPYQQLPQAPCQPTHSPPYQPPQNPPYQSANSPTYQVPPTAPYKGPPPSTYVVPSFPVAARPDSVSGSSTAAAPKPRFTAKKCSAQVWKPGAPVQTE, translated from the exons GTAGAAGAGGGGGGGCGAGCATGCCTGGCGGGCGTGAGTGAAGGGGATGAGGTGGTGTCGCTAAATGGAGAGCCCTGCGCTGACCTCACACTCCCAGAAGCCACTGCTCTTCTCAACGCCTCCACTGACTGTCTGCAGCTCCTGGTCAAAAG ATGCTGCTCCCCCACCAACCAAGAGTTACAGTCAGGGGAGACGTATTTCAGAGAGACGGACCCCTCCAGGGACACGTCAGAAAGCACCACCCTCCACATCCTGTCACCTGGACGGGTCCACACCCCCAGGGAGCTCTACGTAACTGAGACCCAGGATGAGGCCTACCATGGAGGGGCAGAGAGTGACACAGAGCTCACAGAGGGGACCCCGCGGGTCCGCACCCAGCTATGCCTGCCTTCCttgggggagagaagcaggttaGAGTCCCTGGAGAGCAAGGGACAACCAGCCTCCTTGGGGGGCTTCTCTCCAGGGGAAATGGTGGAGCTCCAGTTGTCCCTTTCCGAGCAAAGCCTGGACGACCCGGTCTGTTCCTCGCTGGGGAGCGCTCGCGGCGTGGAAGGGGCCATTCAGACCAGAGAGTCCGAGGCCCTCCACACCGCAACCCACTCTCTCTACATCCCCTGCCCAGCCAGGGAGCCCCTTGCTCAGCATGGGGTGGTACTCAGCCACCCCGCCCTGCTGGGCCAGGTGGAGGTCATCCTGCAACACCCAGCGCCCGGTACGGGCTGCCCGGCAAAGCGGGTGGGAGCGGGTGACCTGGGGGCCGGGGGAAGTGTGGGatctgggggggaaggggaggaaggaggagggcacAGCGAGGAAGCTCCCGCCTCCTTCTGCGTCTCCTTCGGAATTCCATCAGAGGGGGGAGCACCGGCAGAGGAGTGGGACTCGGATTCGGAGCTCAGCAAACCCAGCAAGCACCGGGCCAAGCACGCTC ggTTCAGGCGCAGTGAGAGCCTGTCTGACAAGCAGGTAAAGGAAGCCAAGTCTAAATGTAAGCGCATTGCTCTTCTTCTGAATGCTGCCGCGCCCAACCCCAACAACAAGGGGGTGTTGATGTTCAAAAGGCATCGGCAGAGGGCCAAGAAATACACGCTGGTCAGTTACGGCACCGGAGAGAGCGAGCCCGAgtacgacgacgacgacgacgaagaGGACACCCGCACTGTCGCGTTTACCCTCGTGGCCACCAGCGAGTCCGAACTAGACGAGGACTTCTTCACTGATGCCCAGAGCGGCGGGAGGGTGCTGACCTTTGACTGGGACAGGGGACTGCTCGACATAGAGCGTAAGCTCAACGACCCGGAGGAGATGGAACGTCTGCCCGAGACCAAGGGGAAGGGCGCCGCGATGTTTGCCCAGCGCCGCGTCAGGATGGACGAGATAACCGCCGAGCACGAGGAGATGAGACGCCAGGGCATGCCTGTGGAGGGCGTCCAGGTGCAGAAGCAGGCCTCCTACCAGCAGATGGAGGAACGGTCCTACATGCAGTCCAACACGGAAAGCCAGGCTTACATGGACGTGAACATGCACCAGCAAAGCcagcagcagtaccagcagTACTACGAGCAGCAGCAACAGtaccagcagcagcaacagtaccagcagcagcaacagtaccagcagcagcagcagcagcagcagcagtacgaacagcagcaacagcagtacgaacagcagcagcagtacgaACAGCAGCAACTGCAGTacgaacagcagcagcaacaataTCAGCAGACGCACCTGTACCAACAGCAGCTGGAGTgccatcagcagcagcagcagcagcaccaaaTGCAGCAGTACTCGGCCACCACGAACGGTGTGGGCCACCAGCAGGCCAACAACGCGTTGAACTCCCTCAGCAATCGCACTGCCAAACCCTTCTCGGCCCAAAATGTGGCACCTATTCAGTATTCCCCCACGATGACAAACCAAGAGGGCCAGGGAGAGCAGATTGCTTCGCGTGACGAGCGCATTTCAGTGCCAGCCATTAAGACTGGGATCCTGCAGGAACCAAGGCGGAGGAATACAGTCAAGCCAATGTTTTCGTTCAAAGACGCTCCCAAGATGTCCCCTAACCCTGAGCTCTTGAACCTCCTGAACAGGAGTGATAAGAAGTTAGGTTTCGAGTCAGGCCCTGAGGAGGACTACCTTAGTTTGGGAGCAGAGGCATGCAACTTCCTCCAGTCCCCAAGAGTCAAACACAAGACTCCTCCGCCAGTGGCTCCCAAACCAGTTATTAACCCCAATTCACCACCTTGGTCTCCACAGCTCGAAGAAGCCAACCAGCACTTTTCTCAAAGTGCTGAAAATACCATGCCCGCACCGGTTGAAGGCTTCATCGCAGATCCTGCTCCTGCCTCGGATCTCAAACCAGTTATAGAACCTGCCCCAGAGTCTTCCTCCCCTCCGGCCCCACAGGAGGTTCCTCCTGATCTCCCTTCCCAGGAAGAACACACAGAAAGTCCCCCTGAACCTCAGGACCAGCAGCAGCCCCAGCAGGTATCAACATGGGAAGGAAACGGCCCCACTTTCCAGGCTCAGCATCTTTCCCAGCCCGAGCCTCCTCAAGGGAGTTCCTGGGCTCCGGCCCAAACACAGCTTGTACAGAATCAGCCACCTGAGACTTCATGGAAGCCTGTTGAAGTGAAGCCTCAGGTCTCAGCTCCAAGTCAGTCCTTGTCACAGCTCCCCTGGGTGACACCGCAACCTCTGCAGCCACAATCTCAGCCTCAGTCAACCATGAATGCTTGGACACCAGCCCCAGTACCTCCAGCTCCAACAACTGTAGCACAGCAACAAGTTCAGCAATCTTGGGCCCAACCTCAAGAGCAACCAAAGCCCTTGCCACAGCAACCATGGGCCCAGCCACAAGAACAAgcacagccccaaccccagcccccatGGGCCCAGCCACAAGAACAAGCacagccccaatcccaaccacCCTGGGCTCAGCCACAAGAACaagcacagccccagccccaaccaccCTGGGCCCAGCCACAAGAACaagcacagccccagccccaaccaccCTGGGCCCAGCCACAAGAACaagcacagccccagccccaaccaccCTGGGCCCAGCCACAAGAACaagcacagccccagccccaaccaccCTGGGCCCAGCCACAAGAACaagcacagccccagccccaaccaccATGGGCCCAGCCACAAGAACaagcacagccccagccccaaccaccATGGGCCCAGCCACAAGAACaagcacagccccagccccaaccaccCTGGGCCCAGCCACAAGAACAAgcacagcctcagccccaaccACCCTGGGCCCAGCCACAAGAACAAGCacagccacagccccagccccaaccaccATGGGCCCAGCCACAAGAACAAGCACAGCCCCAACCACCTTGGGTTCAGCAACCTCAAACAGAACCCCAGCCACAACCCCCCTGGGCTCAGCCACCACAAAACCAGGCTCCACCACAAGCCTGgaaccaggcccaggcccagccccaaccccagccacCTTGGGTGTCATCTCCTCAGACTCAAATGAATGCCTGGACACAGCCACAGAACCCGGCCCAACCACAGCCTCCTTGGGTTCAACCAGCCCAAATCCAACCTCCAACTCAGCATTCCCCAATGAATGCATGGGCTCCAGCACCAGCCCAGGCCCAGCCACAGCCACCCTGGGTTCAGCAACCACCAGAAAAACCACAAGCCGCAGTTAATGCCTGGGCCCCCAATCAGAATCAAGCCCAGCCTCAGCCATCTTGGTCTCAACCAACTCAAACTCAGTCCCCACCACAGCCCATCTGGCAACAGGCTCCTCAACAGCCACCTATGAATGCATGGGGCCCTGCTCAGGCACAACCTCAGACAGCCGGCTGGACCCCACAACCCCAACAACCACCAATAAATACCCAGGTGCCAATGGTTAACCACAGAGTTGCTCAACCATCTCCCAAACCATGGAGTTCGCCACAGAGCGCTCCACGTCAAATTACCCCTCCcacactacaaacacacacggaaaGGTCGTCTTCGCCCATCAACCCAATGGCCAGCGTCTTAACACCGATAAGAGGAGGCTCGTCTTTCGAGATGCCAGCCGTCAAGGGAAAAGGAGCCGAGTTGTTCGCCAAGAGGCAGTCTCGTATGGAGAAGTTTGTCGTGGACAGTGAGACGGTGCAAGCAAACAAGGCAAGGCCAGCTTCTCCAGCTTCATCCACACCAAGTTCATGGAAATACTCCCCCAATATCCGAGCACCTCCTCCATTGTCCTACAACCCCATCCAGTCACCTTCGTATCCACCAGGCGCAATCAAGCAACCACCTCCAGCAAGCCCCTCAGCCAAAGCGAAGAAGGGAAAGGGGAAGGATAAACCTGCCCCCAAACCTCTTGCTGTAATAGATGTCATGAAGCACAAGCCCTATCAGCTTGATTCCTCTCTGTTTACCTATGGTCCGGCAGTGGAGGCCAAGCCCCCTGTGCCCAaacccccccctgctcctgctcctccagtccaaaaccaaccaatcagataTGAGCAAGCTGTCCctgtccagccggctggaccaATAAACGCCCCTTATccccagcagccccagccccctcagCAGCCCTATGGCATGACCCCTCAACCTCCCATGCTAGGTGGCCAGTTCCACCAAGCCCTTCCTAATGCCTACCCACCAGTTTCTAATAATCCCTATCAGCAAGCAGTCGGTAACCCATACCAGCAGGCCTATAACCCCCATTATCAGCAAGGTCCTCCGGCCGCTTTCCAAGCCCAAGGTCCAAACTCGCCCTACCAGCAGCTCCCACAAGCTCCATGCCAACCTACCCATAGCCCCCCCTACCAACCTCCCCAAAACCCTCCCTACCAATCTGCTAATAGCCCCACTTACCAGGTACCTCCCACAGCACCCTATAAGGGACCTCCTCCCAGCACCTATGTGGTTCCTAGTTTCCCCGTAGCTGCAAGGCCTGATTCTGTCTCAGGGAGCAGTACTGCAGCGGCTCCAAAACCCAGATTCACGGCTAAAAAATGCTCCGCCCAAGTGTGGAAGCCTGGAGCGCCAGTCCAGACAGAATGA